One Aegilops tauschii subsp. strangulata cultivar AL8/78 chromosome 7, Aet v6.0, whole genome shotgun sequence genomic window carries:
- the LOC109772752 gene encoding 6-phosphogluconate dehydrogenase, decarboxylating 1: MALTRIGLAGLAVMGQNLALNIAEKGFPISVYNRTTSKVDETVQRAKLEGNLPLYGFHDPASFVNSIQKPRVVIMLVKAGAPVDQTIATLAAHLEQGDCIVDGGNEWYENTERREKAMEERGLLYLGMGVSGGEEGARHGPSMMPGGSLEAYQYIEDILLKVSAQVPDSGPCVTYIGKGGSGNFVKMVHNGIEYGDMQLIAEAYDVLKSVGKLTNGELQQVFAEWNKGELLSFLVEITADIFSIKDDQGEGYLVDKVLDKTGMKGTGKWTVQQAAELSVAAPTIEASLDSRFLSGLKDERVAASKIFQGDYSSGETVNKAQLIEDVRKALYASKICSYAQGMNIIKAKSTEKGWGLNLGELARIWKGGCIIRASFLDRIKKAYDRNGELANLLIDPEFAQEIMDRQAAWRRVVCLAINNGVSTPGMSASLAYFDSYRRDRLPANLVQAQRDYFGAHTYERVDMPGSFHTEWYKIANSKI, from the coding sequence ATGGCTCTCACCAGAATTGGTCTTGCTGGCCTCGCCGTCATGGGGCAGAACCTTGCCCTCAACATTGCGGAGAAAGGCTTCCCCATCTCCGTCTACAACAGGACCACCTCCAAGGTCGATGAGACCGTTCAGCGCGCCAAGCTAGAAGGAAACCTTCCTCTCTACGGTTTCCATGACCCTGCATCCTTCGTCAACTCCATTCAGAAGCCACGTGTCGTCATCATGCTTGTCAAGGCCGGCGCTCCGGTTGACCAGACTATCGCCACGCTCGCAGCACACCTGGAGCAGGGCGACTGCATCGTTGATGGAGGAAACGAGTGGTACGAGAACACGGAAAGGAGGGAGAAGGCGATGGAGGAGCGTGGACTCCTCTACCTCGGGATGGGTGTTTCCGGAGGAGAGGAGGGTGCCCGCCATGGCCCCTCCATGATGCCTGGAGGCTCGCTGGAGGCATACCAGTACATTGAAGACATTCTTCTCAAGGTGTCTGCTCAGGTCCCTGACAGTGGCCCGTGTGTCACATACATTGGGAAGGGTGGATCCGGAAACTTTGTCAAGATGGTTCACAATGGCATTGAGTATGGTGACATGCAACTCATCGCTGAGGCGTATGATGTTCTCAAGTCGGTTGGCAAGCTCACAAACGGTGAGCTGCAGCAGGTTTTCGCCGAGTGGAACAAGGGTGAGCTCCTCAGTTTCTTGGTCGAGATCACTGCTGATATATTCAGCATCAAGGATGACCAGGGTGAAGGCTACTTGGTCGACAAGGTCCTGGACAAGACCGGGATGAAGGGAACTGGGAAGTGGACAGTGCAGCAGGCTGCTGAGCTCTCTGTGGCTGCTCCTACCATTGAGGCATCCTTGGATTCCAGGTTCCTCAGCGGGCTGAAGGATGAGCGTGTCGCGGCTTCCAAGATCTTCCAGGGTGACTACTCCAGTGGCGAAACTGTCAACAAGGCACAGCTGATCGAGGATGTGAGGAAAGCCCTCTACGCCTCCAAGATCTGCAGCTACGCCCAGGGCATGAACATCATCAAGGCCAAGAGCACGGAGAAGGGATGGGGCCTCAACCTCGGCGAGTTGGCCAGGATCTGGAAGGGTGGGTGCATCATCCGCGCCAGCTTCCTGGACCGCATCAAGAAGGCCTACGACAGGAACGGTGAGCTCGCCAACCTCCTCATCGACCCTGAGTTCGCGCAGGAGATCATGGACAGGCAAGCCGCATGGAGGAGGGTCGTCTGCCTCGCCATCAACAATGGCGTCAGCACCCCTGGCATGTCCGCGAGTCTGGCCTACTTTGACTCCTACCGGAGGGACAGGCTTCCTGCAAACCTCGTCCAGGCCCAGAGGGACTACTTCGGGGCGCACACCTACGAGAGGGTTGACATGCCCGGCTCCTTCCACACCGAGTGGTACAAGATCGCCAACTCGAAGATCTaa